The following DNA comes from Deltaproteobacteria bacterium.
ATGCCACACGCGGTGATCTTGGGAGCGGGGCGCGTCGGCGCCGCGATGGTGCGCGATCTGGCGGCCGATCCGGCCTACGACGTGACCGTGGTCGACGCGCGGTCGGAGGCGGTGGAGCGGTTCTCCGGCGACGCGCGGATCGAGGCGCGGACGGCGGACGTGGCCGATCCGGGCGCGATCGGCCGCGCGGTCGCCCACGCGGACGTGGTCGTCGGCGCGCTGCCGAGCGCGATCGGGCTGCAGACCCTGCGCGCGGTGATCGACGCCGGCAAGCCATACGTGGACATCTCCTTCATGGCGGAGGATCCCCTGGTCGAGACACCGCGGGCGGAGCGGCAGGGCGTCGTCGCGGTGGTCGACTGCGGAATCGCCCCGGGCGTGAGCAACATGATGGCCGGTTGGGCGGCGGCCAAGCTGGATCGGTGCGACCGCATCGACATCTACGTCGGCGGGCTGCCGGTCGAGCGCCGGTGGCCGTTCGAGTACAAGGCCGGATTCGCGCCGTCGGACGTGATCGAGGAGTACGTCCGGCCGGCGCGGGTCGTCGAGCACGGACAGGTCGTCGTCAAGGAGGCGCTGTCGGAGCCGGAGTTGATCGACTTTCCGTCGGTCGGCACGCTCGAGGCGTTCAACACCGACGGGTTGCGATCCCTCACCCAGACGCTGCCGGTACCCAACATGCGCGAAAAGACGCTGCGGTATCCGGGGCACGTCGCGCTGATGCGCGCGTTTCGCACCACGGGGTTGTTCTCGAAGCAACCGATCGACGTCGGCGGCGTGGCGGTGCGGCCGCTCGACGTCACCAGCGCGCTGCTGTTTCCGAAGTGGGCCTACGAAGACCGCGAGCCGGACCTCACCGTGTTGCGCGTGATCGCGCGCGGCGTCGCGGACGGCGCCGCGGTCGAGTACCGGTGGCACCTGCACGACGTCTACGATCCGGACACCGACACGCGGT
Coding sequences within:
- a CDS encoding saccharopine dehydrogenase, with translation MPHAVILGAGRVGAAMVRDLAADPAYDVTVVDARSEAVERFSGDARIEARTADVADPGAIGRAVAHADVVVGALPSAIGLQTLRAVIDAGKPYVDISFMAEDPLVETPRAERQGVVAVVDCGIAPGVSNMMAGWAAAKLDRCDRIDIYVGGLPVERRWPFEYKAGFAPSDVIEEYVRPARVVEHGQVVVKEALSEPELIDFPSVGTLEAFNTDGLRSLTQTLPVPNMREKTLRYPGHVALMRAFRTTGLFSKQPIDVGGVAVRPLDVTSALLFPKWAYEDREPDLTVLRVIARGVADGAAVEYRWHLHDVYDPDTDTRSMSRTTAYPATAVARMIAEGRFPLGPGVYPPEIPAQQPGFLDEVLAALDARGVRCVATVVERA